Proteins encoded in a region of the Lycorma delicatula isolate Av1 chromosome 6, ASM4794821v1, whole genome shotgun sequence genome:
- the LOC142326430 gene encoding serine protease inhibitor Kazal-type 1-like yields MYKQTLLVCFFISAFIITQRASARVTPVSCICPLYYYPVCASDGKTYPNECVFYCRKKEVPALEKKYEGECNSEETRNYLPY; encoded by the exons ATGTACAAACAAACTTTGTTAGTATGCTTTTTCATTTCTGCTTTCATCATAACACAACGTGCTTCAGCACGCGTTACTCCTGTGTCGTGCATCTGCCCGTTGTATTATTATCCGGTCTGCGCTTCGGATGGTAAGACGTATCCGAACGAGTGCGTTTTTTACTGCAGAAAGAAAGAAGTACCAG ctttggaaaaaaaatatgaaggggAATGTAATTCAGAAGAAACAAGAAATTAT